From the genome of Turicibacter faecis, one region includes:
- a CDS encoding aldo/keto reductase — translation MKRIQIKDTTLSLCPIGFGTANAGIAWDNEEAFKMLDLYVELGGNVIDTARIYSDWVAGEIGRSERVIGDWLKHRGHHEDLVIISKGGHPPLNEMNTSRLSKEEMTYDLNKSLEALGIDCLDIYFYHRDDLNRPVAELIETMQDFVRAGKIKYYGCSNWTTARIKEAMDYCKEKGYRGFVANQALYNVASNTMAPYPDETMVTMDEEMLAFHKESNVLAMPYFSLCSGFFTKLNNGVDVSQSPYYTEENLRLAHHLNHLATKYDATLSQIIMGYLTTQTLPMCALAGASRPEQLMDFMKTLDLPIDAKDYY, via the coding sequence ATGAAACGAATTCAAATTAAAGATACGACCTTATCCTTATGTCCAATTGGCTTTGGAACCGCAAATGCCGGAATTGCTTGGGATAATGAAGAGGCCTTTAAAATGCTAGATTTATATGTGGAACTAGGTGGAAATGTCATCGATACTGCCCGTATTTATAGCGATTGGGTTGCTGGGGAAATTGGCCGTTCTGAACGTGTCATCGGTGATTGGTTAAAACATCGAGGACATCATGAGGATTTAGTTATCATTTCAAAGGGAGGTCATCCCCCACTAAACGAAATGAACACGAGCAGACTCAGTAAAGAAGAGATGACCTACGACTTAAATAAAAGTTTAGAGGCCCTCGGAATTGACTGCTTGGACATTTATTTTTACCACCGTGATGATCTAAATCGTCCTGTTGCCGAACTCATCGAAACGATGCAGGACTTTGTTCGTGCCGGAAAAATAAAATATTACGGTTGTTCAAACTGGACAACTGCGCGAATAAAAGAGGCCATGGACTATTGTAAAGAAAAAGGGTACCGCGGATTCGTTGCTAATCAAGCACTTTATAATGTAGCTTCTAACACGATGGCACCTTATCCCGATGAAACAATGGTGACGATGGATGAGGAAATGCTAGCCTTCCACAAGGAATCCAACGTGTTAGCTATGCCTTATTTTAGTTTATGTAGCGGATTCTTTACAAAGCTTAACAATGGCGTTGATGTGAGTCAAAGCCCATACTATACAGAAGAGAATCTTCGTCTTGCTCATCACTTAAATCATTTAGCAACAAAGTATGACGCAACGCTATCACAAATCATCATGGGTTATTTAACGACGCAAACACTGCCAATGTGTGCATTGGCCGGCGCAAGTCGCCCTGAGCAGTTAATGGATTTTATGAAAACTCTCGATTTGCCTATCGATGCCAAAGATTACTATTAA
- a CDS encoding glycoside hydrolase family 3 C-terminal domain-containing protein, translating to MQSLDTLVSQLSLEEKVALCSGEDFWHTKSIPHVNIPSLMMCDGPHGLRKQPGDAHFLEMNDSEEAICFPTAATTACSFDVQLLKRLGQALGEECQAEKVGLLLGPAINIKRSPLGGRNFEYFSEDPHLTGELATAYILGLQQKGVGACLKHFACNNQESYRMTASSEVDERTLHEIYFPGFEKAIKEAKPWSVMSSYNRLNGEYVGESYSLLTNLLRDKWGFDGFIVSDWGAVNDRVSALKAGMDLQMPGHHGMNDDVLLKAVKHNEIDEEVLDQSVKRLLKKVFKSYENNKQVVVSKDQHHQLAKEIAVESAVLLKNQGVLPLKESGNRLAFIGEFAKAPRYQGGGSSHIHPYQIDTALEAVKGITDVSFAQGFLLEDHPLNERLLHQAIELAKSCDVAVIFAGLPESFETEFYDRPHMKLPAVQNKLIQEVAKVQKNTVVVLHNGAPVEMPWVNEVNAILEMYLSGEAVGEATVDLLFGRANPSGKLAETFPLRLEDHPAYLSTKVVDHRVYYNERLFVGYRYYDARKMDVLFPFGHGCSYTTFQYDQLKLSRGQIAEDEPLVVQVNVTNTGNYFGKEVVQLYVENPTGDTIRPVKELRQFKKVALSPKQTQTVTFTLTKRDFSYYHPTLHDWYVETGEYGILLAKSSRDIVLRGTIKVKGKTKVPTGITTNTTFNELIKNPKLSQMITELIETMKEDYQLDIGMIQEMPIRALASFQVVDQEMVNRLVTILNILNK from the coding sequence ATGCAATCACTCGATACGTTAGTTAGTCAGTTGTCGTTAGAGGAAAAAGTAGCACTCTGCTCGGGAGAAGATTTTTGGCATACTAAATCAATTCCTCATGTTAATATTCCGAGTCTGATGATGTGTGATGGTCCTCATGGGCTAAGGAAGCAACCCGGGGATGCTCATTTTTTAGAGATGAATGATAGCGAAGAAGCCATCTGTTTTCCAACGGCTGCCACGACAGCCTGTTCGTTTGATGTCCAGTTATTGAAAAGATTAGGGCAAGCGCTTGGGGAGGAGTGCCAAGCTGAAAAGGTAGGTCTTTTACTCGGTCCTGCCATTAATATTAAACGTTCGCCGTTAGGAGGAAGAAACTTTGAATATTTTTCAGAGGATCCTCATTTAACAGGTGAGTTGGCAACCGCGTATATTTTAGGTTTACAGCAAAAAGGGGTTGGAGCGTGTCTCAAACACTTCGCTTGCAATAATCAAGAAAGTTATCGGATGACGGCGAGCTCAGAAGTTGATGAGCGGACGTTGCATGAAATTTATTTTCCTGGATTTGAGAAGGCAATAAAAGAGGCAAAGCCTTGGAGTGTGATGTCTTCGTATAATCGTTTAAATGGGGAGTATGTTGGCGAGTCTTACTCGCTACTAACGAATCTTCTAAGAGATAAATGGGGATTTGATGGATTTATAGTCAGCGATTGGGGTGCCGTGAATGACCGGGTTTCTGCTTTAAAGGCGGGGATGGATTTACAGATGCCGGGTCATCATGGAATGAATGACGATGTTTTATTAAAGGCAGTAAAACATAACGAAATAGATGAAGAAGTTTTAGATCAGAGTGTGAAGCGCCTATTAAAAAAGGTTTTTAAGTCTTATGAGAATAATAAGCAGGTTGTAGTTAGTAAAGATCAACACCATCAACTGGCGAAAGAAATTGCGGTAGAGAGCGCGGTCTTATTAAAGAACCAGGGGGTATTGCCACTTAAAGAATCGGGAAATCGACTTGCGTTTATTGGGGAGTTTGCCAAGGCGCCGCGGTATCAAGGTGGGGGGAGTTCGCATATTCACCCTTATCAGATAGATACGGCATTAGAAGCGGTGAAGGGGATAACGGATGTGTCGTTTGCTCAAGGGTTTTTACTCGAGGACCACCCGCTTAATGAGCGTTTATTACATCAGGCGATTGAGTTGGCAAAATCGTGTGACGTTGCTGTTATTTTTGCAGGGTTGCCAGAATCCTTTGAAACGGAATTTTATGATCGTCCCCATATGAAGTTACCTGCTGTTCAAAATAAACTGATTCAGGAGGTTGCGAAGGTTCAGAAAAATACGGTTGTTGTTCTTCATAATGGAGCACCTGTGGAGATGCCGTGGGTGAATGAAGTAAACGCCATTTTAGAGATGTATTTATCTGGCGAGGCTGTTGGGGAAGCGACGGTGGATTTATTATTTGGTCGGGCGAATCCATCAGGGAAGTTAGCGGAAACGTTTCCTCTTCGTTTAGAGGATCATCCAGCTTACTTATCCACAAAAGTGGTTGACCATCGCGTGTATTATAATGAGCGTCTGTTTGTGGGGTATCGTTATTATGATGCAAGAAAGATGGATGTTTTATTTCCGTTTGGTCATGGATGTAGTTACACGACTTTTCAGTATGATCAATTAAAACTCAGTCGGGGACAAATAGCTGAGGATGAGCCGTTGGTGGTTCAGGTGAATGTAACGAATACAGGAAATTATTTTGGTAAAGAGGTTGTCCAACTCTATGTTGAAAATCCCACTGGTGATACAATTCGTCCAGTGAAGGAGTTACGTCAGTTTAAGAAAGTTGCATTAAGTCCTAAACAGACGCAGACGGTGACTTTTACGTTAACTAAACGTGATTTTTCATATTATCATCCGACGCTTCATGATTGGTATGTAGAGACGGGGGAGTATGGAATCCTTTTAGCTAAATCATCGAGAGATATTGTTCTTAGGGGAACCATTAAAGTAAAAGGGAAAACAAAGGTACCAACAGGAATAACGACGAATACAACGTTTAATGAACTTATTAAAAATCCGAAGTTGAGTCAAATGATAACGGAATTAATTGAGACGATGAAAGAAGATTATCAATTAGATATAGGGATGATCCAAGAGATGCCTATTCGCGCCCTTGCAAGTTTCCAAGTCGTTGATCAAGAAATGGTGAATCGATTAGTCACCATTTTAAATATCTTAAACAAATAA